The following is a genomic window from Anaerolineae bacterium.
ATCCCGATGAAGGCGCCGGCGCGCTCCCAGGTGCGCCGGCGGTGACAGTGGCCGCACAACGGCATCGGGATAATGGTCCCGAACCGCTCCGTCTTACCCTCGCTCTCCAGCCGCAGTGGATAGGTGACCGCGCCGGCATCCAGCTCGCCATCACAGCTCGAACAGCGCGCCGGCACCACATACTCCTTTTGCAGAGGAAGGTGAAAGGAAAACCGCATCCTGCTCACCGGAGACGCCGGCCGTAGATCGGTCATCCGACCCATTCTCCTATCTCTTATGTAAGGAACACAGGATTGCTCCAGGCAGTGCGCCCCAAGCGATCCACGACCTCCACCCGCACATAGGTCTGTTCCGGCCAGAGCGGCAGACACACGTGCGTGATGCCCTGGGCATTGGCCGCCTTTGCCGCGGAGCAGTGCCAGCGATCTCCAACAGCGTACACCGCCACCGCCGGCGAACAGCCCACACAGACCTGATCCTCCTCCACCCACACATCCTCAATAACCGGGCCGGTGGAAGAGTAAAAGTCGCCGCGCGCCAGGGCCTGGAGAATCGCCGGCTCCGTCAGCTCCTGTGCGCGCACCATCACCCATCCCAGGCCGGCGTCCATTCTCCACGGTAACCAGTGCGCATCATCCACCGCCAGCCCCCACACATGCCGGCCGGCGGTCAGAAGCTCATCCCACGTCTGCAGGCTGAAGCCCTTATGGTACCCGACATCCGCCGTGCCGTTGTATATCTCGATGCCCATCATGGCCGGCACATCCAGGAGCTCCGCGCTAGTCTGGCCGGACCAGTACGGATGGGCGGCGAACACCTGGGCGCCCAGCGCGCGCAGTACGGCCGCGTCGGCCGCCAGATCGCCGGCCGCCGGCATTCGCTCCCCCGCCGGCAGGGCACCGCCGATCCCCACCACGTGATACGTGCTTCCGCGCAGGTCGTTGTGATGAATTTCAACGCCGGGGATGACGAGAAAATCCTGGCTGGAGAGACCCGCCGCATCGGCAACGATGAGGTGGTCGGTGAAGGCGACGAAAGCATAGCCCTGCTGGCGATAAAAGTGCACCGCCTCGGCCGGCGTGCACTTCCCGTCGGAGAAGGTGGAGTGCGTATGAAGGTTCCCGCGAAACCAGTGACCGTGAGCGGAGAAAGCGGAGGGACGAAGTGTCATTTGTACAGTTCTACGCCGTTCGGGAGAAGCGTATCGGGAACGGGCTGGCCGGCCTTCCAGCGCTGATAGCGGGCGCAGGCGCTCCAATCCCCCTCACAATACTGCTTGATGAAAATGGTCTTGCTGGCTTCGAACCGCAGGATGCGGAACATCGGGCAGACGCTCAACCGCTCGCAGGACGGCTTCTCAGGCTCCATATGTCGCTCCACCGGGTGAGATGAAACTGCTTCCAGGCGCTATTGTAAAGGATGCGAGGGCCGGCGTCAAATCCCGTATCGCGGCACCGCAGTCGGAGAGAGTAGGAAAAAACACCCATCCATCGCCGCACCTAATCCTGGAATTTGACAAACTTCTCAAAATAGATAAAATCGCCAAAGTCTTTTCGCTTTATATATAGTTATTATCGAATTGCCCATTTTCCCTACGCAAAGCGTTCGAAACGATCCGATAGATATCCTGCCAGAATGAGGTTGCCGCATGCACGCTTCACCGCCCTCGGATGAAGCGCGTTTTCTCCCACGGTTGATCGCCTGGGAGATCACGCGCACCTGCAATTTGCGCTGTGCGCACTGCCGTGCGGATGCAGAGTGGCAGTGCTACCCGGACGAGTTGACCACGAGCGAATGCATGGCCCTGCTGGAACAAATGGCCGAGCTGGGCCGGCCCATCATCATCCTCACCGGCGGAGAACCGCTGGCACGGCCGGACATCTTCGATATCACCCGTCGCGCCGTTGCCCTGGGTTTCCCCGTGGTGATGGGTACCAACGGCACCCTGATCACACCCGAAACAGCCCGTGAGCTGAAAGCCGCCGGCATTCGCCGCATCAGCGTCAGCCTGGACTTCCCCACCGCTGAACTGCACGACTCCTTCCGCGATGAGTCAGGCGCGTTCGAGGGGGCGCTGGCCGGCATCCGCCACGCCCAGGAAGCCGGCATCGAGGTGCAGATCAACACCACAGTGACCAAGCTCAATGTCCATTACCTGGAAGACATGCTCCGCCTGGCCGTGCAAATCGGAGCGGTAGCCTTCCACCCCTTCCTCCTGGTCCCCACCGGCCGCGGCAAGGCCCTTGAGGAGCTAGAACTTTCCCCCGAGGAATATGAGCAGACACTGGAATGGATTTACCAGCGACAGCAGGCCCTTCAGGACCATATGTTCTTTAAGCCCACCGATGCGCCGCACTACATGCGCGTTCTGCGCCAGCATGGTCATCGGGAGATACGTCACCCGCACCAGCGCTCCGATCCCGCCGGCTCCCTCAACAGCCTGAGCCGCGGTTGTCTCGCCGGCATCGGCTTCATGTTTATCTCCCATGTCGGGAATGTCCAAGGCTGTGGCTATCTGACCGTCACGGCCGGCAATGTCCGCCAGCAGTCCCTGACGGACATCTGGCACCATTCCGAGCTGTTCCGCAACCTGCGCCAGTTCGACGCCCTGAAGGGCAAATGCGGTGCCTGCGAATACCGGCGTATCTGCGGCGGGTGTCGGGCGCGCGCCTATGAGGCCACTGGTGACTATATGGAAGCAGAACCCTACTGCGTGTATCAGCCGCGCGGCTGGGGCACATCGGGCCCCACGGCGGGCTGTAATACTCCATATCTCTGATCAACCATACCACACGTAGGAGGCACAGCGACATGCATCCACACCCTCTACTCCGCAGTATCCTGTTCGTCGTTTTGCTGACATCCCTGGTCCTGGCCGGCTGTTCCGCACCCGCGCCGGCCGTCCAGCCCCAACCCACACAGGCCGTCGCCCCCACAGCGACCGCCCTGCCGCCCACGCCGGCACCCACACCCACCACCGCCCCGATGGTCCTTACCATGGCACTGTCCAGGGAACCCAAAACTCTCGACCCACAGCTTGCCAGCTCTTCCGCCGAGACCAGCTTGCTGGCGCTCTTCTTTGACACGCTGGTCTACCGCACGCTGGACAATCAGTACAAACCCCTGCTGGCAAAGGATTGGGCCTTCTCCGACGACGGACTTTCCGCCACCTTCCATTTGCGGGAGGGGGTGGTCTTCCACGACGGCACTCCGCTGAATGCAGATGCGGTCGTCTTCACCTTCCAGCGCTTCACCAAAGTGGGAAGCAAGCGCTCTCCCCTGGCCGGCGAGCTTCAAAACATCGCCAGTATCGAAAAAGTGGACGACCTGACCGTGACCTTCCACTTTACATCACCCTCCGCCACCTTTTTGAACGCCATCAGCCAGCCCTACGCTGGCATCCTTTCCCCCACCGCGGTGGAAAAGGCCGGTGAGGCATTCGGCCAGCATCCTATCGGTACCGGCCCCTTCACGCTGGCGGAGTGGAACGCCGGCCAATCCCTGGTGTTGACGCCGTTCGACAAATTCGCCTGGCCGCCGGCGGACGTTGCCAACCCAGGTCGGCCGTACCTGGACAAGCTGGTGCTGAAAATCATCCCCGACAGCACGGCCCAGGTCAACGCGTTGAAAGCCGGCGAGGTGGATATCGCCTACGTGACATCCGCAGACGCCATCAGCGAATTGGAAAACGACCCGAACATCACCCTCCTGGACATCCCCAGCAATGGTCTCTATTATTTGGCCTTCAACCTGCAGAAACCCCCGCTGGACCAGCTCAAGGTGCGCCGGGCGCTTTCCCATGCGATCAATAAGGCTGAGATCGTCTCCATTGCCTTTCATGACCTGGCCAAGCCCGTCTTTACCCTGCTCCCACCCAATGTCCCGGGGGCATCCCCGGAACTGGAAGCCTACGAGCTGAAATACGATCCAGCGAAGGCCCGTCAGCTCTTGGCGGAGGCCGGCCTCACCGTTGACGCCGACGGGCAGGTGCTCTGGCAAGGCCAGCCTCTGCGCTTGAAGCTCATCACCTATTCCAGCCCGCTGAACAGCGCCATCGCCACCCTGTTGGAGTCGCAGTTGCGCGCCATCGGCGTCGGACTGGATGTCCAGCAGATGGAGGTCGCCGGCGCCACCGAGGCGGCGAACAAAGGCCAGCATGACCTGCTCCTCTGGCGCTATGATTGGACGGACCCGGATGCGCTGGCCATGTGGTTCTCCTCGGACCGCATCGGCGCCGGCAACCGCGCCTTCTACCGCAACCCAGAGGTAGATGCCCTGCTGAAACAGGGGAAAATGGAGCTTGACCAGTCCAAGCGCATCCCGCTGTATATCGAGGCCCAGAAGCGCATCCTCCAGGATGCGGTCTGGCAGCCGCTGGCCACACCGCTTTCCAAGGTGGCGGTGCGCGCTTCGATCCAAAACCTGCACGTGGTCTCGCTCGGCCGGCTCCTGTTCAACGACGTGACCATCGCCGGCGCATCGGCACGGTAATCATGGGATGCCCCGATGCTGAGCCTGCTCCTGCGGCGCTTCCTCTGGGGCTTTCTGGGCATGCTGGCGGTATCGCTGTTGGTGCTGGGCTTGTTCCGCCTGGCGCCCGGCGATGCCGCCACCATCATGGCCGGCGAGCACGGTTCCGCCGATGACCTCGCCGGCCTGCGCGCCCAGCTCGGCCTCAGCGCCTCCGTCCTGCAAAGCTGGAGTGGATACTGGACGAACATCCTGCTCCATGGCGATCTCGGCCGTTCGCTGTACAGCAGGAGGCCGGTCGCCGGCGAGATACTGGCGCGCGCCCCGTACACCGTCGTCCTTGCCCTCGCCGCCATGATCATCGCCCTCGGCCTCGGCATCCTCGCCGGCCTGCTGGCCGCTCTCCATCAGGGTTCCTGGCTGGATATATCATTGAGCGGTATTTCGGTCATCGGCATGGCAGTTCCCCGCTTCTGGCTTGCCCTGATGCTCTCCCTGGTCTTTTCCGTGCACCTGGGAT
Proteins encoded in this region:
- a CDS encoding CehA/McbA family metallohydrolase, whose amino-acid sequence is MTLRPSAFSAHGHWFRGNLHTHSTFSDGKCTPAEAVHFYRQQGYAFVAFTDHLIVADAAGLSSQDFLVIPGVEIHHNDLRGSTYHVVGIGGALPAGERMPAAGDLAADAAVLRALGAQVFAAHPYWSGQTSAELLDVPAMMGIEIYNGTADVGYHKGFSLQTWDELLTAGRHVWGLAVDDAHWLPWRMDAGLGWVMVRAQELTEPAILQALARGDFYSSTGPVIEDVWVEEDQVCVGCSPAVAVYAVGDRWHCSAAKAANAQGITHVCLPLWPEQTYVRVEVVDRLGRTAWSNPVFLT
- a CDS encoding radical SAM protein — encoded protein: MHASPPSDEARFLPRLIAWEITRTCNLRCAHCRADAEWQCYPDELTTSECMALLEQMAELGRPIIILTGGEPLARPDIFDITRRAVALGFPVVMGTNGTLITPETARELKAAGIRRISVSLDFPTAELHDSFRDESGAFEGALAGIRHAQEAGIEVQINTTVTKLNVHYLEDMLRLAVQIGAVAFHPFLLVPTGRGKALEELELSPEEYEQTLEWIYQRQQALQDHMFFKPTDAPHYMRVLRQHGHREIRHPHQRSDPAGSLNSLSRGCLAGIGFMFISHVGNVQGCGYLTVTAGNVRQQSLTDIWHHSELFRNLRQFDALKGKCGACEYRRICGGCRARAYEATGDYMEAEPYCVYQPRGWGTSGPTAGCNTPYL
- a CDS encoding ABC transporter substrate-binding protein, producing MHPHPLLRSILFVVLLTSLVLAGCSAPAPAVQPQPTQAVAPTATALPPTPAPTPTTAPMVLTMALSREPKTLDPQLASSSAETSLLALFFDTLVYRTLDNQYKPLLAKDWAFSDDGLSATFHLREGVVFHDGTPLNADAVVFTFQRFTKVGSKRSPLAGELQNIASIEKVDDLTVTFHFTSPSATFLNAISQPYAGILSPTAVEKAGEAFGQHPIGTGPFTLAEWNAGQSLVLTPFDKFAWPPADVANPGRPYLDKLVLKIIPDSTAQVNALKAGEVDIAYVTSADAISELENDPNITLLDIPSNGLYYLAFNLQKPPLDQLKVRRALSHAINKAEIVSIAFHDLAKPVFTLLPPNVPGASPELEAYELKYDPAKARQLLAEAGLTVDADGQVLWQGQPLRLKLITYSSPLNSAIATLLESQLRAIGVGLDVQQMEVAGATEAANKGQHDLLLWRYDWTDPDALAMWFSSDRIGAGNRAFYRNPEVDALLKQGKMELDQSKRIPLYIEAQKRILQDAVWQPLATPLSKVAVRASIQNLHVVSLGRLLFNDVTIAGASAR
- a CDS encoding ABC transporter permease; this encodes MLSLLLRRFLWGFLGMLAVSLLVLGLFRLAPGDAATIMAGEHGSADDLAGLRAQLGLSASVLQSWSGYWTNILLHGDLGRSLYSRRPVAGEILARAPYTVVLALAAMIIALGLGILAGLLAALHQGSWLDISLSGISVIGMAVPRFWLALMLSLVFSVHLGWLPVAGAESPRHLILPALCLGLPSAASFARLVRANALDVLHSSFLMVARAKGLPPALWVTRHLLRNCLIPTLTLAGIHFGHLLGGTFIIETLFGWPGLGRLTVQAVLDRDWPIVAGAAIAMTVVFTLINLATDILYGLLDPRLQAVQNGGRPA